Genomic window (Pirellulales bacterium):
CGTTCCATTTTCAGAGTTTCATCCGAGTCATTTGCCTGCCGCAGAGAAAGACAAGTCGAATCGGTACAGGCACGGCTGCGTCTTTCCTGTCTACGAGTTCGAGGGAGTGCGTATCGCACCTCTCATCTGTTATGACATTTGTTTCCCTGATGTTGTGCGGCGATTCATGGGAACGAGCGACGCCCCCGGCTTCTTTGCGGTCTCTTCGTTTGAAGGACATGACCCCTCGGGATGTATTCAAGAGGGGACGTTGCGGCATACGAGATTCCGGGCCATCGAATCTCGTCGTTCAATCGTGCGAAACGTGGAGGGAGGATTTTCGTGCCTCGTTGATGGAAGCGGTCGTTTAGTTTCGACGTTCGATTCCATCACCGCTCCGACCGCTGTGGGGGCGATTCCCATGGACGACCGCTTCAGCCCGTATGCCGTCCTGGGTGACTGGCTGCCATTCACTTCCCTTGGCGCGATTGTCGTGCTCTGCTGGCGAGGTAGCGGAAGAACACGGCCCCGCAGGTCGACGCTACCAACCCAATGACCAGCCATAAATAGGGACCATAGCGCTTGCGAATGCGTGGTTCCAGGTCGTAATGGGCAAGCTCGAAGATATCGGTGTCCGAGAGCTGACGTGATACTTTGGTGACCTCGTCTTTCTGTATGTATGAGGGCGTGCCGCCGAATTCAGGCGACTCGACCCAGAACTTCACTTCGCTCGGTAGGGGGAAGTCGAAGTCTGCCTCGTCCTTGTACTTGATGCTCGCAAATCGGCGAGAAGGCTTGGGATAATAAGGAGAGGATTTTCTGATCGTTGCGACCTCGTAGCCGTGCAACACCCAATTGCGATTAGGCAGGAAATCGAAATGCCCTTCGCGTTCGGCGACATTAGCCTTTTCTTGCCAGAAGACTTGGGCGATTTCTTGCCCTTCGACTTGACTCTTGTTGAGCTTCGTCAGCATGACTCCTTTGCTTTTCAGCAGGAAGTCGGCGATCGTTTCATTAATAAAGCAAAAGGGTGCCGTGACGAAAGCTGCATCTGTGCGAACTCGCGCAAGCCCCGCACAATAGCCGGACTCGTCGCGGCGCAAGTTGGTCACAACCAGCGTTTTGTCAGGCTGTGACGTCAGCGTAATGGAGCATCGCGGAGTGGCACAAAGTACGTCGCGACCGCCCTTGAACCAGTGGGGAACGTTCTCGCGGTCCGAGAGAAACAGTCTTTCGACGCAGACACGCGCGCCATCGCCCCACACATGGATATCGACGAGATCCACGGGATCACCGGGCCGATTCTGGTAGGAGCCGTGAGCCGTCATTTCCAGAGACAGATAGAACGCGGCTACGTCTTTGCATTGGCCTGGGTACTCGCGACGGAAACGGGCCAGATCGTCGCCTCGTCCACTCGCCGCCATTACGAGTACCAAACAGGCTACATGAGCCAACTACAACCAAGCTACTGCCGGCATTGACATTGGTCGTTGATATTGATCGTCAGTTGACAGGTACAATTATGAACGCTGTCGTTTTCCAATCCACAGCACCAGATGATGAGGCGGAAGGCTGAATACGTCGGCATCCGGCACTTGATTCAATCCGCCGACTATGGCATCTTCACTGCTTTTGCAGACGGCTGGCGAGCAAGCGGAAGATAATTGCGCCCGCCATTGATGTGACCAGAACGGTAATTAACCAGAAATAAGCACTGCGCCGCTTGCGCGCGACAGGCTCGAGATTGTAGTGTGAAAGCTCGAATACGCCCTTATTTGCAACGCCTGCTGTTGCTCGGGCAACACTCGACTCCAGCAAGCTTGATTCAACACCATTGTTCTCCGGCTGCTCACCCCATTGACGCACCTTGTCCACGATCGGATATTCAAAGCCCCGATCCATCCGATAGGACACTTCACCGCGCTGCTTTGAAGGTTTGGCAAACTTTGAGCCGTGCCTCCGGTGCGCTATCTCATAGCCGGTCAACACCCAGCCAGAATCCGGCAGAAACTTGAACCAGCCGCCTCGATCGGCATCGTTGATTGCAACGCGCCATGTCACCGTCGCGACTTTTTGTCCATCGCTGACCTCGTGCGTAATCCCGGTCAGCCGCATCGCAGGATCCGTTACAAAGTCAGCTACCTCCGCGTCCAGAATGCTGTACGGTGCAGATGCGAATCGTGCGTGGCTAAGTACGGCAGTACATGCGGCTTTATATCCAGCACCGTCGCGTCGAAGATCGGTGACCACAAGCGTTCCGTCCGGTTCTGACCCAATGCTGAATGAACACTTCGGGGCGGCGCAGAAGATACTTCTGCCGCCCTCGAACCGCCGCTTGCTAACATGAGCGGTCGGCCCGTACCGACACTCGACACAGTACCGTCCGTTGTCGCCCCAGTACGAAAGTTCGGTAATGTCCGGCGCCTCGCCGGCGCGCTGCCAATAGGACTCTTGCCCCTGCAAAGTAAGCGAGCCGTAGAACAGCTTCAGCCGCTCCGCGCGCGATGGGTAATCGCGGCGGAATTCATCAAGCTCGCTCGCCCATATGCTGCGCGCGGGACGATAAGCCGCTAAACATATCACCACGGCTAGGACGAGTGTACGCAATTGCAGACGCTCCCACTGATCTTTGTCGTCGTCACGCAGATGCAGTCGTCTGGCGGCGGGCAGGGGTTCCGCTCGAACTTACAGCTCTTGTCGTCGTCGTTTGTAGCGCACATCCCGGAACAGGCTTGATTTGCCCACGCGATGTTCGTGGGCGCCGCAATAACGGCTAGCGACGCAGTGCAAATTGCGACACTCAAAAAGATGACCGCGACTAATTCAAACAGGATTCGCATCTTCGTATTCCTTCGTGCCAAGGGAGGAACGGAAATTCATTTAACAACCGCCTTGACCGTAACGACAATTGGGTCGGCTACGTCGACGAAAAGCTTGATGCGCTCTTCAAACTCACGTTCTTCTTCGTCGGCCTCGACCGATAACCGCACGACCCCGATCGCGCCGGGCTCAATTAGAAGTGGCAATTTTGATGCCACATGCACGCAACCGCACGTCGCCCTGCTGCCCGTGATTCTCAGCCCGTCCGCGCCCAAATTGCGCACGGGCACTACGACGTCAAGGGGGACACTCGATTTAATCTGACCGAGATCGAACGTTGTGCGATCAACCGCCACGGCGTCACCTCGGATGTACGCGCGGGCGACGTTGAATGAGCCGAATCGCACCGTCGCATAAGTGACGATCGTAACCGCCACTGCGATAGCTAAAGCTGCAAACACGGGCACAAATCGCCGCGAGGGCATCGCCATGTGCCCCTCCAGTGTAATCCGCCCATCTATGGCGTGAGAGTAGCGAAACGGACGCGCCCCTGTCAAGTATTTTTTGTCAATGGAAATGGTGCATGAAATGGTGTCGAGCGTCAACAAACGAGTTTCTCTAGCTAATGTAATTTCTTGAAATGACATTTCGTCGTAGTGTATCGCCGCATGCGAATCCGAAACTCGGAACCCTCGTCGACCAAGACCAAAGGTCACTGCCCGGCCGTCAAGCCGATACGCTTACTGACGTGATTCTCTTTCTTGCGTGACGGCGCG
Coding sequences:
- a CDS encoding DUF1573 domain-containing protein — encoded protein: MSFQEITLARETRLLTLDTISCTISIDKKYLTGARPFRYSHAIDGRITLEGHMAMPSRRFVPVFAALAIAVAVTIVTYATVRFGSFNVARAYIRGDAVAVDRTTFDLGQIKSSVPLDVVVPVRNLGADGLRITGSRATCGCVHVASKLPLLIEPGAIGVVRLSVEADEEEREFEERIKLFVDVADPIVVTVKAVVK